TCGTGCAGGAGCCCCGGGCGTGAACCTGGCGAAGCTGTTCTGGGCCGAGGTCGTCCGCGAGTTCACGCTGCTGTTTCGCTATCCCCTCGAGACGGTTTCGCGGCTCATCTGGAACCTGGGCTTCGCGCTGCTCATCTTCTACGGCTTCGAGGCGGTCGTGGGCCCGGGCGCGGGCAGCCTCCCCGGCTTCGAGGAGGGCAATCGCGGCCGCCTGCTGGGCCTCTTGACCACCTACATCGCGATGAACGGGCTCAACAACGCCGCGGAACTCCTGGCCGAGGAGGTCCAGACCGGCACGCTCGAGCAGGCGGCGCTCTCGCCGCCGCCGCTGACCGTGGTGGTCCTGCTGCGGGATCTCGCGTCGTTCGTCGAGATGCTCGCCCGGTTCGCCCTGGTGCTCTTCATCGCGGCCTTCATCACCGGCGTGACGTTCCACTGGGACGTGCCGGCCATCGCCCTGCTGCTGACGCTCATGTACCTTGGCACCGAGGGCATCGGCCTGGCGCTCGGCGGCGCGGCGCTGCTCTACAAGCGCATCGCCACCCTGTCGCAGTTCGCCATCATGCTGGTCTTCGGCCTGGCCATGTTCCCGCTGGAAGCCGTCCCGGGCTGGGCGCAGGGCTTCGTGCACAACTTCCCGTTCACCAAGGCGCTCATCCTCCTGCGCGACGTGGCCGTCAAGGGCGTGCCCCTGGGCGACGTGGCGGCTTCGGGCGAGCTGGCGGCCCTGGCGGTCAACACCGCGGTCTACCTCTTCCTGGGCATCGCGGTCTTCGCGTGGTCCGAGCGCAAGGCGCGGGACTGGGGGACGCTCAACCAGTATTGAGGCCGGCACGGAGGCCGGCCCCACTAGCGGCATTGGCGGCGCTGTGCCCTCGCTGCCAGCGGCATTGGCGGCGCTGTGCCCTCGCTACCAGCGGCATTGGCGGCGCTGTGCCCTCGTTACCAGCGGCATTGGCGGCGCTGTGCCCTCGCTGCACGGGTGGCGCAGGCCTCCGTGCCTGCGACCGGGGGTCGAGGCTGAGGCCGGCTTACCGCCGGAAGGCCCCGGTGGCGCCGCGCCAGTCGGCGCTTAGATCCGCCGTGCTGAAGCCCGAGCCGAACACGTCGGCGACTTCCTTGAGGAAGCCCAGGCCCATGCTGATGCCCACGCCCAGGCCGCGCCGCATGAAGCCCGGTACGACCCACAGCTTGTCGAGGGCGGCGTCCACCTTGCTGGAGATGGCCCCGCTCACCCAGTAGTGCTGGGCCTTGTCGCCGCCGGCCGGGACGTCGCCAAGCTGGTAGGGCTTCTCGAGGGCCGCGACCGACGCGGCCAGGTGGGCGTCGTAGTT
The nucleotide sequence above comes from Candidatus Tanganyikabacteria bacterium. Encoded proteins:
- a CDS encoding ABC transporter permease, producing MNLAKLFWAEVVREFTLLFRYPLETVSRLIWNLGFALLIFYGFEAVVGPGAGSLPGFEEGNRGRLLGLLTTYIAMNGLNNAAELLAEEVQTGTLEQAALSPPPLTVVVLLRDLASFVEMLARFALVLFIAAFITGVTFHWDVPAIALLLTLMYLGTEGIGLALGGAALLYKRIATLSQFAIMLVFGLAMFPLEAVPGWAQGFVHNFPFTKALILLRDVAVKGVPLGDVAASGELAALAVNTAVYLFLGIAVFAWSERKARDWGTLNQY